One part of the Arachidicoccus terrestris genome encodes these proteins:
- a CDS encoding sulfatase-like hydrolase/transferase, with translation MYSLKRWLLFVFSFFFFGVQAQEKPNIIFILTDDMGYSDISCFGGQFVPTPNIDRIAAEGTRFTQYYSAAPICSPSRTSLLTGMFPAEWNFTTFLNDRRSNGLAEQANYLNVNAPSIAKVMKTAGYATGHFGKWHMGGGRDIKNAPNFDKYGFDEHVSTYESPDPDSLITATDWIWSDKDSIKRWNRTQYFVDKTLDFLRRHKGQPCFVNLWPDDMHTPWVPEVDRAYEGKFPMNPQQEKAFKLVLKEYDKQIGRLLDGLRELGIDKNTIVIFTSDNGPLPSFRGSRAAGLRGTKLSLYEGGIRMPFIIKWPGHVPEGATDTASVLNSTDILPTLAAITGAMLPSNYKGDGENRVSVLLGKPSARHKDMYWEYGRNSYAFNYPKGRDHSPNLAIRSGKWKLLMNFHGKLTDAELYDMDKDKYETTNVAGQHRELVKKLAAKLSTWRTYLPDLTPDRADPAKN, from the coding sequence ATGTATTCATTAAAAAGATGGCTACTCTTCGTATTTTCTTTCTTTTTCTTCGGCGTACAAGCGCAGGAGAAACCCAATATTATCTTCATATTGACCGATGATATGGGTTATAGCGATATCAGCTGTTTTGGCGGACAATTTGTCCCCACGCCCAATATTGACCGGATTGCCGCTGAAGGCACCAGGTTTACGCAATATTATAGCGCCGCTCCGATTTGTAGTCCATCCCGAACAAGCCTGCTGACAGGTATGTTCCCGGCGGAGTGGAACTTCACGACTTTTTTAAATGATCGGCGCAGTAACGGATTAGCAGAACAGGCCAATTATCTGAACGTTAACGCACCTTCGATCGCCAAAGTCATGAAAACCGCAGGCTACGCCACCGGTCATTTTGGCAAATGGCATATGGGAGGCGGCAGGGACATCAAAAATGCGCCTAATTTTGATAAATACGGTTTTGATGAACACGTCAGTACATACGAAAGCCCCGATCCTGATTCTTTAATCACCGCCACGGACTGGATATGGTCTGATAAAGACAGCATCAAACGCTGGAACAGAACGCAGTATTTTGTAGATAAAACACTGGATTTTTTAAGGCGTCATAAGGGCCAGCCTTGTTTTGTTAACCTATGGCCGGATGACATGCATACGCCCTGGGTGCCTGAAGTCGACCGTGCCTATGAAGGTAAGTTCCCGATGAATCCCCAGCAGGAGAAGGCATTTAAATTAGTCCTGAAAGAATACGATAAACAGATCGGCAGGCTACTGGACGGTCTCAGGGAGCTCGGTATTGATAAAAATACGATCGTCATTTTTACGAGCGATAATGGGCCATTGCCAAGTTTCAGGGGCAGCAGAGCGGCGGGCTTGAGAGGCACCAAACTTTCTTTATATGAAGGTGGGATCAGGATGCCCTTTATAATCAAGTGGCCGGGACACGTTCCAGAAGGAGCTACAGACACCGCCTCTGTACTCAACTCAACAGATATCTTACCAACTCTTGCGGCGATAACAGGCGCAATGCTACCCAGTAATTATAAAGGTGATGGAGAAAACAGAGTCTCAGTCTTGTTAGGAAAGCCATCGGCCAGACATAAAGATATGTACTGGGAATATGGAAGAAACAGCTATGCCTTCAATTATCCAAAAGGCCGTGACCATAGTCCCAATTTGGCTATCCGGTCCGGCAAATGGAAACTGTTGATGAACTTCCACGGAAAGTTGACAGATGCAGAATTATACGATATGGATAAGGATAAATATGAGACCACCAATGTCGCAGGCCAACATAGGGAGCTCGTAAAAAAACTGGCTGCAAAACTCAGTACTTGGAGAACTTATCTGCCAGACTTAACGCCTGACAGAGCAGATCCGGCAAAAAACTAA
- a CDS encoding NmrA family NAD(P)-binding protein, whose product MKVILTGSTGHISKPLAVELIEKEQQLTVISSKAEKQKEIENLGATAAIGSLYDANFLKAAFAGADVAYCMVPPPEFHQPLQKILDGYVNIVENYKEAIMHAGVKKVVILSTVGAHMDKGNGLLCYANLIEKLYNRLPKEVHIKTMRPVGFYYNLLAFIPQIKRQGQIASNYGGNVSKPWVSPKDIAAAIAEAILSPFKTREIKYISSEELTCNQIARILGVEIGQPDLRWNIMTDEQMLSNFKQMGMDSTTAEAMVEMNASMNSGILYEDYQRHEPYRGKVTMAEFAKQFAQIFNQ is encoded by the coding sequence ATGAAAGTAATATTAACGGGTTCAACGGGCCATATCAGTAAGCCTCTCGCCGTTGAGCTTATTGAAAAAGAACAACAGCTTACTGTTATCAGCAGCAAGGCCGAAAAGCAGAAAGAAATTGAAAATCTTGGCGCTACAGCAGCCATCGGAAGTTTGTATGATGCCAACTTCCTGAAAGCGGCATTTGCCGGAGCTGACGTCGCATATTGCATGGTGCCCCCTCCTGAGTTCCATCAGCCGCTACAGAAAATTCTCGACGGATATGTTAATATAGTCGAAAACTACAAGGAGGCCATTATGCATGCCGGCGTGAAAAAAGTGGTTATCCTGAGTACGGTCGGTGCTCACATGGATAAAGGCAATGGCCTTTTGTGTTATGCCAACCTGATAGAAAAGCTGTATAACAGACTACCGAAGGAAGTACATATTAAAACAATGCGCCCTGTGGGATTCTATTATAATTTACTGGCCTTTATTCCCCAGATAAAAAGACAGGGACAAATCGCCTCTAACTATGGTGGAAATGTCAGCAAACCGTGGGTTTCTCCCAAGGATATTGCTGCTGCCATCGCGGAGGCGATCCTGAGTCCTTTTAAAACCAGGGAAATAAAGTATATATCCAGCGAGGAGCTGACCTGTAATCAGATAGCCCGGATACTGGGCGTAGAAATCGGCCAGCCTGATCTGCGGTGGAATATCATGACAGATGAACAGATGCTATCCAATTTTAAGCAGATGGGTATGGATTCCACAACAGCAGAGGCCATGGTGGAGATGAACGCCAGCATGAATAGCGGAATTTTATATGAAGACTATCAGAGACATGAGCCATACAGGGGCAAAGTTACAATGGCTGAATTTGCAAAGCAGTTCGCCCAAATCTTTAATCAGTAA
- a CDS encoding SDR family oxidoreductase: MKTAFITGGNQGIGFETARQLERSGYFVYIGCRDAAKGQQAIDQLNQSGSLHIAFIEIDITDTQSIRRARQRLEGAIEVLDVLINNAGIAGTEKQNIDVVEINELKAVFDTNVFGAIQLTQELIPLLQKSTLPIIVNVSSELGSLKTHLGTENPNYQLYDAYSASKTALNAFTVLLAGQLRHTRFKINSVTPGYTATNLNNYQGVKTPAEGARVIVEYATLTSDGPSGGFFGQQGTIPW, translated from the coding sequence ATGAAAACAGCATTCATCACCGGAGGGAATCAGGGCATCGGATTTGAAACTGCCCGGCAATTGGAAAGATCAGGCTATTTTGTATATATTGGCTGCAGGGATGCAGCCAAAGGCCAACAAGCCATTGATCAGTTAAATCAATCCGGCTCCCTGCATATCGCCTTCATCGAGATAGATATCACAGATACCCAATCCATTCGCCGGGCAAGGCAACGTCTGGAAGGAGCAATTGAAGTACTGGATGTCCTGATCAATAATGCAGGCATAGCCGGTACTGAAAAACAAAACATAGACGTTGTTGAAATAAACGAATTAAAAGCAGTATTTGATACCAATGTCTTTGGAGCCATTCAGCTGACGCAAGAACTTATACCCCTGCTGCAGAAATCCACGCTACCGATTATTGTAAATGTATCCAGCGAATTAGGATCACTTAAAACACATTTAGGAACTGAAAATCCCAATTACCAGTTGTACGATGCATATAGTGCTTCCAAAACAGCGCTCAATGCATTTACAGTGCTGCTGGCAGGACAGTTAAGGCATACAAGATTTAAAATCAACAGTGTGACCCCGGGTTATACCGCTACCAATCTCAATAACTATCAGGGGGTCAAAACCCCGGCAGAAGGAGCCAGGGTCATTGTTGAATATGCCACATTAACCAGTGACGGACCCTCCGGGGGCTTCTTCGGGCAGCAGGGTACCATTCCATGGTGA
- a CDS encoding helix-turn-helix domain-containing protein, with product MANNNILRIKTISELHQLRGLPQPEHPLVSVVDYAAMKPGKSQWITLDFYSIAIKRGVGHLGYGQQQYDFNEGVMFFLAPSQVFRTFSDTIPSHERSGWILYFHPDFLWNTALAKNIHQYDFFDYAVNEALFLSSKEETVINGLIKNIQQEYHTNIDKFSQDIIVSQIETLLNYSKRFYERQFITRKISNHQILDRLAQLLEDYFENGKSVQEGLPSVQAIAEALNISPGYLSGLLRSLTGKSTQEHIHEKLIEKAKLKLSTTQLTVSEIAYELGFEHVQSFHKLFKTKTNQSPLQFRASFN from the coding sequence ATGGCCAATAACAATATCCTCCGCATTAAAACCATCAGTGAGCTTCATCAGCTACGAGGATTACCCCAGCCTGAGCATCCATTAGTTAGCGTGGTGGATTATGCCGCTATGAAACCAGGCAAAAGCCAATGGATCACTTTAGATTTTTACTCCATCGCCATTAAAAGAGGAGTCGGCCATTTAGGTTATGGACAACAGCAATATGATTTTAATGAAGGCGTGATGTTCTTTTTAGCACCCAGCCAGGTATTCAGAACATTCTCAGATACCATTCCAAGCCATGAAAGATCAGGATGGATCTTATACTTCCATCCTGATTTTCTATGGAATACGGCACTTGCAAAAAACATCCATCAGTATGATTTCTTTGATTACGCTGTCAATGAAGCCCTATTTCTATCCTCAAAAGAAGAAACGGTGATTAACGGACTCATTAAAAATATTCAGCAGGAATATCACACCAATATTGACAAATTCAGTCAGGACATTATTGTATCCCAGATAGAGACCCTGCTGAACTATTCCAAACGATTCTATGAACGCCAGTTCATCACCAGAAAGATCTCGAACCACCAAATACTGGACCGGCTGGCGCAATTACTGGAAGACTATTTTGAAAATGGCAAATCTGTCCAGGAAGGTTTGCCAAGCGTACAGGCCATCGCTGAAGCGCTCAATATTTCCCCGGGCTATCTTAGCGGCTTATTGAGAAGCCTCACCGGCAAAAGCACTCAGGAGCATATCCACGAAAAGCTTATTGAAAAAGCAAAACTCAAACTGTCCACAACGCAGTTAACCGTCAGTGAAATCGCTTATGAACTGGGCTTTGAGCATGTTCAGTCCTTCCATAAACTATTCAAAACAAAAACAAATCAATCGCCGCTTCAGTTCAGAGCAAGTTTTAATTAA
- a CDS encoding FAD-dependent monooxygenase → MEKQKILISGASMAGLTLAYWLDQYGYQVMVVELSKGFRTGGSPIDVRGDALEVARKMGILDKIKKKEFIHRDAIVNAQDEILVQFALNTRTEYLGDIEIHRDDLMGILSDSIAEKNVELIFENRLTDIRQHEDYVDVTFKDGQQRRFDFVFGADGTHSAVRQLVFGEDSRFVKSFGAYFATVGISDMNFDRPAEGALIYQEVGKAAALYPYKDNITAMLAFRSPVLDWDYKDMEQHKAFLAGHFVDSGWRIPDILHKMLQSDKLYFDEVCQIHMPRWSDHRVALVGDAAYTAGFPTGMGTSLAMQGATLLAEAIHETDGGFQRAFVEYDRKFRPAVDAAQAKILRGLNWLLPPTAEDLKRSVDHFK, encoded by the coding sequence ATGGAGAAACAAAAAATATTGATATCAGGCGCAAGTATGGCCGGTCTGACCTTAGCTTATTGGCTGGATCAGTATGGTTATCAGGTGATGGTTGTTGAACTTTCGAAGGGGTTCAGGACAGGGGGTTCACCCATTGATGTACGGGGAGACGCCCTTGAGGTGGCCCGAAAAATGGGTATTCTGGATAAAATTAAGAAAAAGGAGTTTATCCATCGAGATGCAATTGTGAATGCGCAAGACGAAATTCTGGTTCAGTTTGCCCTGAATACACGAACTGAATACCTGGGAGATATTGAGATCCACAGAGATGATCTGATGGGTATACTGTCTGACAGTATTGCTGAAAAGAATGTGGAACTGATCTTTGAAAATCGACTGACAGATATCAGGCAGCATGAAGACTATGTGGATGTCACATTTAAAGATGGTCAGCAAAGAAGGTTTGATTTTGTGTTTGGTGCAGATGGAACACATTCAGCTGTAAGGCAGCTTGTCTTTGGAGAAGATTCGCGCTTTGTTAAATCATTCGGAGCATATTTTGCCACTGTCGGGATATCCGACATGAACTTTGATCGGCCCGCTGAGGGCGCGCTTATCTATCAGGAGGTCGGGAAAGCAGCTGCCTTATATCCCTATAAAGATAATATTACGGCTATGCTGGCATTTCGGTCACCGGTACTGGACTGGGATTATAAAGACATGGAACAGCATAAAGCGTTTTTAGCCGGTCATTTTGTGGATAGCGGCTGGAGAATCCCTGACATACTGCATAAAATGCTTCAGTCAGATAAGCTGTATTTTGATGAGGTTTGCCAGATTCATATGCCCCGTTGGTCTGATCATCGGGTGGCCCTGGTAGGAGACGCTGCTTATACGGCCGGATTCCCGACAGGCATGGGAACGAGCCTGGCCATGCAGGGGGCCACATTACTGGCTGAGGCCATTCACGAAACGGATGGCGGCTTCCAACGGGCATTCGTAGAGTACGATCGCAAGTTCAGACCGGCTGTCGACGCGGCACAGGCGAAGATTCTTCGCGGCCTGAATTGGTTACTGCCCCCGACGGCAGAAGATTTAAAACGTTCTGTCGATCATTTTAAATAG
- a CDS encoding DUF4091 domain-containing protein: MNGTTYGKRNGSSRYPEFGGWLRKMRSPFLGVVCGGILFMAGSASAQNQKQADNTLNIGFGSPDIRYEETWNNAKTGQSANINLADTYTVNAWKGERVGMQLLVQAGKEISDLQVLPGDLRLTNTGTGNKGVISASAIKTGFVRYVLSNGVGKSGSGCGIDTATQHLAFIVADGIEYKKRTSVKAGKNQPIWLTLQVPADAAPGKYKGQLEVSYVVAGTDDKKRVPEKKTLSYKVTVNKRTLPAPAAWKFHLDLWQYPESIARWYHVKPWSEEHFAKMKPYMKMLADAGQKVITTSIINDPWNGQTYDPYTSMVQWTKKKDGTWTYDYSIFDKWVSYMIALGISQQINCYSMVPWHNTFAYFDEASGKDKALVAKPGTAEYNKFWKGMLIDFAKHLKKKGWFNITTIAMDERPLESMEKVIQLIKGLPDPFKISLAGGYHPSLDKDIYDYCIPTREKFDGDVLSRRKKAHLPTTYYTCCTEDHPNTFSFSPPAEAAFIPLLAASRNLSGYLRWAYNAWPSTPWTDSRFGSWSSGDTYFVYPGPGSSIRYEQLIRGIQDFEKIRLIRAKLKADNDQVGLQKISQVVGDCTVTSLREQGASKLVSAVESVIAEF; encoded by the coding sequence ATGAATGGTACAACCTATGGGAAAAGGAATGGCTCTTCCAGATACCCTGAATTTGGAGGATGGCTGCGTAAAATGAGAAGTCCCTTTTTGGGGGTCGTCTGTGGAGGAATACTCTTTATGGCGGGCAGCGCCTCAGCACAAAACCAGAAACAGGCTGATAATACGCTGAATATCGGTTTCGGCAGCCCCGATATCAGGTACGAAGAAACCTGGAACAATGCTAAAACAGGTCAGTCTGCAAACATTAACCTGGCAGATACATATACGGTCAATGCCTGGAAAGGAGAGCGTGTTGGCATGCAATTACTTGTTCAGGCGGGGAAAGAGATCTCAGACCTACAAGTGCTGCCTGGTGACCTGCGGTTAACCAATACAGGAACCGGCAATAAAGGGGTGATCAGTGCATCAGCGATCAAAACGGGATTTGTACGGTATGTGCTGTCAAATGGAGTTGGCAAATCGGGAAGCGGATGCGGTATTGACACGGCTACTCAACATCTGGCCTTTATTGTGGCAGATGGTATTGAGTACAAAAAGCGGACGTCTGTAAAGGCTGGTAAGAATCAGCCTATCTGGCTGACTTTACAGGTTCCGGCAGATGCCGCACCTGGCAAGTATAAAGGACAGCTGGAAGTCTCATATGTCGTTGCGGGTACAGATGATAAAAAGCGGGTACCTGAGAAAAAAACGCTTTCCTATAAAGTGACAGTCAATAAAAGAACATTACCGGCTCCTGCAGCCTGGAAATTTCACCTGGATCTCTGGCAGTACCCGGAATCAATTGCCAGATGGTATCATGTCAAGCCATGGTCGGAAGAGCATTTTGCCAAAATGAAGCCTTATATGAAAATGTTGGCTGATGCAGGCCAGAAAGTGATTACGACCAGTATTATTAATGATCCCTGGAATGGACAGACATATGATCCGTATACCTCTATGGTACAGTGGACGAAGAAAAAAGACGGCACCTGGACGTATGATTACAGCATTTTTGATAAATGGGTCAGTTATATGATAGCACTGGGAATCAGCCAGCAGATCAATTGCTATTCAATGGTGCCATGGCATAATACTTTTGCATATTTTGATGAGGCAAGCGGAAAGGATAAGGCTCTTGTTGCCAAGCCTGGTACAGCTGAATATAACAAATTCTGGAAAGGAATGCTGATCGATTTTGCAAAGCATCTGAAAAAGAAAGGCTGGTTTAATATAACCACCATTGCCATGGACGAGCGGCCACTGGAATCCATGGAAAAAGTAATTCAGCTTATTAAAGGACTGCCTGATCCGTTTAAGATATCACTGGCAGGCGGCTATCACCCTTCACTGGACAAGGATATCTATGATTATTGTATTCCTACCAGAGAAAAATTTGACGGTGATGTGTTAAGCAGAAGGAAGAAGGCTCATTTGCCGACAACTTATTATACTTGTTGTACAGAGGATCATCCAAATACATTCAGCTTTTCTCCGCCGGCAGAAGCAGCATTTATTCCACTGCTGGCTGCGTCCAGGAATCTGAGTGGCTATTTGCGATGGGCTTATAATGCATGGCCTTCAACGCCATGGACGGATAGTCGGTTTGGTAGCTGGTCTTCAGGGGACACGTATTTTGTTTACCCAGGCCCGGGCAGCTCCATCCGGTATGAACAGCTGATTCGCGGCATTCAGGACTTTGAGAAGATTCGTCTGATTAGAGCAAAACTGAAAGCTGACAATGATCAGGTAGGGCTTCAAAAGATCAGTCAGGTGGTAGGCGATTGCACCGTAACCTCACTCAGAGAGCAGGGGGCCTCAAAACTGGTCAGTGCCGTTGAGTCGGTTATCGCAGAATTTTAG
- a CDS encoding AAA family ATPase, translating into MQHTIIGRTAEIKILEWLLKSNQPELLAIYGRRRIGKTYLIKNYFSEHLKFVCSGESGGSMKTQLANFQQQLNFWFPENRQIQGPETWQQAFVLLRNCLDTLKTKRKKVLFFDELPWLDTHKSGFISAFGYFWNIYLSERSDILVVICGSAASWMIKKIVNNKGGLYNRITQKIRLRPFTLKETKEYLHYRHIRFSDYQVLQLYMITGGIPHYLNVVKRGESLHQSINNACFNPNGLLAGEFQNLYAALFNNYERHIQVIQALAQKNKGLTRAELLSTGRLMTGGGLSNVLEELTESGFVEKTEPFNRKKKEGLYQLIDGFSLFYLKFMQRNYSKNDWLTVSQMAQYTTWCGYAFENVCMKHINQIKTALGISGINVSYCSWYQSGSKATDGAQIDLLLDRADDIINICEIKFSVNQFLIDKRYNQSLQQKINAFRTGMPKGKATVLTFITTYGVADNEYKLNLVDNEITMESLFL; encoded by the coding sequence ATGCAACATACAATTATTGGCAGAACAGCTGAAATTAAAATCCTTGAATGGTTGCTAAAAAGCAATCAGCCTGAATTGCTGGCTATTTATGGAAGGAGGCGGATAGGCAAAACCTATCTCATAAAAAATTACTTTTCAGAGCATTTGAAGTTTGTTTGCAGCGGAGAGTCCGGTGGCAGTATGAAAACACAGCTCGCCAATTTCCAGCAACAACTTAATTTCTGGTTTCCAGAAAACAGGCAAATACAGGGACCTGAAACCTGGCAACAAGCTTTTGTCCTTCTACGCAATTGCCTGGACACACTTAAAACAAAAAGAAAGAAAGTCCTTTTTTTTGATGAACTTCCCTGGCTGGACACGCATAAATCCGGATTTATTTCAGCCTTTGGCTATTTTTGGAATATATACCTTTCTGAAAGGTCTGATATACTCGTCGTGATTTGCGGTTCCGCAGCCTCTTGGATGATAAAAAAAATAGTCAATAATAAAGGAGGATTATATAACAGAATTACACAAAAGATTCGACTGCGACCTTTTACCTTAAAAGAAACAAAAGAGTACCTACATTACAGGCATATCCGATTTAGCGACTATCAGGTATTACAATTATATATGATAACCGGGGGTATCCCGCATTACCTGAATGTGGTAAAACGTGGTGAAAGTCTGCATCAGTCAATTAATAATGCCTGCTTTAATCCTAATGGTTTGCTGGCGGGAGAATTTCAAAACCTTTATGCAGCGCTGTTCAATAACTATGAAAGACACATCCAAGTCATACAAGCACTGGCCCAAAAAAATAAGGGCCTGACCAGAGCCGAGCTATTGTCCACCGGGAGGTTAATGACAGGAGGTGGTCTTTCCAATGTACTAGAAGAGTTGACAGAAAGTGGATTTGTGGAAAAAACAGAGCCCTTTAACAGGAAAAAGAAAGAAGGTCTTTATCAACTGATAGATGGATTTTCCTTGTTTTATTTGAAATTTATGCAACGGAACTACAGCAAGAATGACTGGCTAACCGTCAGCCAAATGGCTCAATATACTACCTGGTGTGGATATGCTTTTGAAAACGTATGCATGAAGCATATTAACCAAATAAAAACAGCATTAGGTATATCCGGTATAAATGTTTCGTATTGTTCCTGGTACCAGTCAGGCAGCAAAGCCACGGACGGCGCACAAATTGATCTTTTACTGGACCGCGCTGATGACATCATCAATATTTGCGAGATAAAATTCAGTGTAAATCAATTTCTCATAGACAAGCGGTATAACCAGTCTTTACAGCAAAAAATAAACGCATTTAGGACGGGCATGCCAAAAGGCAAAGCGACCGTCTTAACTTTTATAACTACATATGGAGTGGCGGATAATGAATATAAATTAAATCTCGTAGACAATGAGATTACAATGGAGTCATTGTTTCTCTAA